Proteins encoded together in one Vigna angularis cultivar LongXiaoDou No.4 chromosome 5, ASM1680809v1, whole genome shotgun sequence window:
- the LOC128196494 gene encoding uncharacterized protein LOC128196494: MAPFEALYGRKCRTPLCWFQEGENVLTRPELIQQTTEKVKLIQDRLKTSLSRQKSYADRRRRPLEFAAGDHVFLRLNPITGVGRVVRPKKLSPKFIGPYQILKKIGPVAYELALPPQLSNLHPVFHVSQLRKYIANPSHVLELEDIQLQPNRTLELQPVRIEDVRTKLHKRKDVRLVKVVWDAKTEDSTWEVESAMKDMYPHLFTCNL, translated from the coding sequence ATGgcgccgtttgaagctctctatgggaGGAAATGCCGAACGCCACTTTGCTGGTTCCAGGAAGGAGAGAACGTGCTAACTAGACCTGAACTCATCCAACAAACAACCGAGAAGGTTAAGTTGATCCAAGATAGACTAAAGACGTCCTTGAGCAGGCAGAAATCCTATGCggatagaagaagaagacctTTGGAGTTTGCTGCAGGAGACCATGTGTTTTTGAGACTCAATCCGATCACTGGAGTAGGCAGagtcgttcgtccaaagaagctgtcTCCCAAGTTCATAGGGCCGTATCAGATTTTGAAGAAGATTGGACCAGTGGCCTACGAACTTGCCTTGCCTCCCCAGCTATCAAACCTTCATCCTGTCTTCCACGTCTCACAACTCAGAAAGTATATAGCCAATCCCTCTCATGTCCTAGAACTGGAAGACATTCAACTACAACCGAACCGAACGCTGGAGTTGCAACCAGTCCGCATTGAAGACGTTCGCACCAAGCTACACAAGAGAAAGGACGTTCGTCTAGTGAAAGTTGTGTGGGACGCTAAAACTGAAGATTCAACGTGGGAGGTGGAGAGTGCAATGAAGGATATGTATCCGCATTTGTTTACATGTAATTTatga